A DNA window from Thermus tengchongensis contains the following coding sequences:
- a CDS encoding metalloenzyme — MLFLFVDGLGLGEALEDLLPLLLELSPRALEATLGVEGLPQSGTGQTTLLTGVNAARLLGHHQGPFPSPRLRPLLRQSLYAWAKEAGLRVLHANAYRPEYLKRATGGRRLMLSAFAQAALLAGLPLLPLGHPKALTPGFWEDPYGAGAQAAALARGFDLVVLEYWALDLAAHRHPDTLPERFRELSQFLKGFLEEGGTLLLTSDHGNAEEPWHPKHTRNPVPLVYTGEIPFWPQDLVGVFSWLQVIITSKLTKSDRNT; from the coding sequence GTGCTCTTCCTCTTCGTGGATGGCCTGGGCCTGGGGGAGGCCTTGGAGGACCTTTTGCCCCTTCTCTTGGAGCTTTCCCCCAGGGCCCTGGAGGCCACCTTGGGGGTGGAGGGCCTACCCCAGTCGGGCACGGGCCAAACCACGCTCCTCACCGGGGTCAATGCCGCCAGGCTCCTAGGCCACCATCAGGGGCCTTTCCCGAGCCCCAGGCTCAGGCCCCTTCTCCGGCAAAGCCTTTACGCCTGGGCTAAGGAAGCCGGCCTCAGGGTCCTCCACGCCAACGCCTACCGCCCGGAATACCTGAAGCGGGCCACCGGGGGAAGGAGGCTTATGCTTTCCGCCTTTGCCCAGGCGGCCCTCCTGGCAGGCCTCCCCCTTTTGCCCCTGGGCCATCCCAAGGCCCTCACCCCCGGGTTCTGGGAGGATCCCTACGGCGCAGGCGCCCAGGCGGCGGCCCTGGCCCGGGGCTTCGACCTGGTGGTCCTGGAGTACTGGGCCCTGGACCTGGCCGCCCATCGCCATCCAGATACCCTTCCCGAGCGCTTTCGCGAGCTTTCCCAGTTCCTGAAGGGCTTCCTGGAGGAAGGGGGCACCCTCCTCCTCACCTCTGACCACGGGAACGCCGAGGAGCCCTGGCACCCCAAGCACACCCGAAACCCCGTACCCCTGGTGTATACCGGGGAAATCCCCTTCTGGCCGCAAGACCTGGTGGGGGTGTTTTCCTGGCTGCAAGTGATTATCACTTCTAAACTTACAAAATCCGACCGGAATACTTGA
- a CDS encoding iron ABC transporter substrate-binding protein, giving the protein MQLRRFLTLIGLGALGLAFAQQQTLTLYSGRGQSLVEPLVRQFQAETGIRVQVRYGTDAQILAALQEEGSRSPADVFWANTAGALGQAASKGLLRPLGDTLLRQPLAFAPTSKAWVPVTLRLRVLAYNPQKLRPEELPASILDLPRFAQEKGLAGRVGWTPTYSSFQDMVAGMIALYGEVRTREWLSAMKALNPKGYASNPAMLDAIRAGEIDLGSTNHYYVVRFRRAGYNLGLHYFKDGDPGNLALVTGAGILKTSKNLVAANRFLTYLLSPKGQQYFAGTVGEYPLVKGVVADAHLLPLEEALAKSPKLDFEKLPLDQALRLLRELGIL; this is encoded by the coding sequence ATGCAGCTTAGAAGGTTTCTTACCCTTATCGGCCTTGGGGCTTTAGGACTGGCCTTCGCCCAGCAGCAGACCCTAACCCTCTACTCCGGGCGGGGGCAGAGCCTGGTGGAACCCTTGGTGAGGCAGTTCCAGGCGGAAACGGGCATCCGGGTCCAGGTGCGCTACGGCACCGACGCCCAGATCCTGGCGGCCTTGCAGGAGGAAGGAAGCCGTTCCCCGGCGGATGTCTTCTGGGCCAACACCGCGGGCGCCTTGGGCCAAGCCGCCAGCAAAGGGCTCTTAAGGCCTCTGGGGGATACCCTCCTTAGGCAACCCCTGGCCTTCGCACCCACCTCCAAGGCCTGGGTGCCGGTGACCCTGCGCCTGAGGGTGCTGGCCTATAACCCCCAGAAGCTAAGGCCGGAAGAGCTTCCCGCCAGCATCCTGGACCTCCCCCGCTTCGCCCAGGAAAAGGGCCTGGCGGGCCGGGTGGGCTGGACCCCCACCTACTCCAGCTTCCAGGACATGGTGGCGGGGATGATCGCCCTCTACGGGGAAGTCAGGACCCGGGAGTGGCTTTCCGCCATGAAGGCCCTAAACCCCAAGGGCTATGCCTCCAACCCGGCCATGCTGGACGCCATCCGCGCCGGGGAAATCGACCTCGGTTCCACCAACCACTACTATGTGGTGCGCTTCCGCCGGGCCGGGTACAACCTGGGGCTGCACTACTTTAAGGACGGGGACCCCGGCAACCTGGCCTTGGTCACGGGGGCGGGCATCCTCAAGACCTCCAAGAACCTGGTGGCCGCAAACCGCTTCCTCACCTACCTGCTTTCCCCCAAGGGGCAGCAGTACTTCGCGGGCACCGTGGGGGAATACCCCTTGGTGAAGGGAGTGGTGGCCGATGCCCACCTCCTGCCCCTCGAGGAGGCCCTGGCGAAAAGCCCCAAGCTAGACTTTGAAAAGCTCCCCCTGGACCAGGCCCTAAGGCTCCTAAGGGAACTGGGGATTCTCTAG
- a CDS encoding ABC transporter permease: protein MTSARRLHQLPGLLPFLVPALLTGGGVALPLLYLALRALEADPETLRDILLRPKNLELVKNTLSLLLGVLLLTTLIALPLAFLTTRTDLKGKSLFSILLTLPLAIPGYVGAYVILSATGPGGILPLPRLEGYWGALLVLSLITYPYLFLGLRAAFLGLDPSLEEAARTLGAGPLRAFLQVVFPQLLPALLSGYLVVGLHVLGDFGTVSLLRYETFSYAIYLQYSAAFDRVYAAWLALFLLLFTGGLLLLEGLLLRRLSLARTGKGSGKKARPLSLGRFAPWAYLSLLLPVLLALVLPLYALFHLASRFPRENLEGLWEALFHSAMAAVPASLLAVGMALPIAYLVVRYPSPASRFLERLAYLGYTVPPLAFALAWIFFSLKSLPFLYGTLPLLILVLAFHFLAEGLGPVRGALYQVPRRLEEAARTLGDTPTRAFFRVTFPLLWRGAVAGGALAFIGAVKELPLTLLLAPMGYSTLSTRVFSYTQEAMFAEAAPFALAIALLSAAFVGVLLWSERRF from the coding sequence ATGACCAGCGCAAGAAGGCTTCACCAACTTCCCGGGCTCCTGCCCTTCCTGGTGCCCGCCCTCCTCACGGGGGGCGGGGTGGCCCTTCCCCTCCTCTACCTAGCCTTAAGGGCCTTGGAGGCCGATCCCGAAACCCTTCGGGATATCCTCCTCCGCCCCAAGAACCTGGAGCTGGTGAAGAACACCCTCTCCCTCCTCCTCGGGGTCCTCCTCCTCACCACCCTGATCGCCTTGCCCCTAGCCTTCCTCACCACCCGCACCGACCTCAAAGGGAAGAGCCTCTTCTCCATCCTCCTCACCCTGCCCCTGGCCATCCCCGGGTACGTGGGGGCCTACGTGATCCTTTCGGCCACGGGGCCCGGGGGAATCCTCCCCCTGCCGCGCCTCGAGGGGTACTGGGGAGCGCTCTTGGTCCTCTCCCTCATCACCTACCCCTACCTCTTCCTGGGCCTGCGGGCCGCCTTTTTGGGGCTAGATCCCAGCCTGGAGGAAGCCGCCCGAACCCTGGGGGCGGGGCCTTTAAGGGCCTTTTTGCAGGTGGTTTTCCCCCAGCTCCTCCCCGCCCTCCTTTCGGGGTACCTGGTGGTGGGCCTCCACGTCCTGGGGGACTTCGGCACCGTGAGCCTCCTTCGCTACGAAACCTTCTCCTACGCCATTTACCTTCAGTACAGCGCCGCCTTTGACCGGGTGTACGCCGCCTGGCTGGCCCTTTTCCTCCTCCTCTTCACCGGGGGGCTCCTTCTGCTGGAAGGCCTTCTCCTGCGCCGCCTCAGCCTGGCCCGCACGGGCAAGGGAAGCGGGAAAAAAGCCCGGCCCCTAAGCCTGGGAAGGTTTGCCCCCTGGGCTTACCTTTCTCTCCTTCTGCCTGTCCTCCTGGCCCTGGTTCTACCCCTTTATGCCCTCTTCCACCTGGCCAGCCGCTTCCCCCGGGAAAACCTGGAAGGCCTCTGGGAGGCCCTTTTCCACTCGGCCATGGCCGCTGTGCCCGCCTCCCTGCTAGCCGTGGGCATGGCCCTGCCCATCGCCTATCTGGTGGTGCGCTACCCCTCGCCGGCCTCCCGCTTCTTGGAAAGGCTGGCCTACCTAGGCTACACGGTTCCCCCTTTGGCCTTTGCCCTGGCCTGGATCTTCTTCAGCCTGAAAAGCCTTCCCTTCCTCTACGGCACCCTACCCCTCCTCATCCTAGTTTTGGCCTTCCACTTCCTGGCCGAGGGCCTGGGGCCGGTGCGGGGGGCGCTTTACCAGGTGCCAAGGCGCCTGGAGGAGGCGGCCAGGACCCTAGGGGACACCCCTACCCGGGCCTTCTTCCGCGTGACCTTTCCCCTCCTCTGGCGGGGAGCGGTGGCCGGGGGAGCCTTGGCCTTCATCGGGGCGGTGAAGGAGCTACCCCTCACCTTGCTCCTAGCTCCCATGGGCTACAGCACCCTTTCCACCCGGGTCTTCAGTTACACTCAGGAAGCCATGTTCGCCGAGGCCGCCCCCTTTGCCCTAGCCATCGCCCTCCTCTCGGCGGCCTTCGTGGGGGTGTTGCTTTGGAGCGAGCGCCGCTTCTAA